The genomic segment CTTGGGACCCTGCCCTGAAGTCTACCAGTAATTTTCCTCTCcatcaatcaacaaatatttgtggatgTGCCCACATGCTCTGGCTGCTTGCTACATACATTTGGTTGATCATTAGCCTGGTTTTCTCTCTTTATGTTTGCTCTTTTCAAGTAAAATGATTCAAAAACTAAAGAActatgctgcttctgctgctgttactaagtcgcttcagttgtgtccgactctgtgtgaccccatagttggcagcccaccaggctcccccttccctgggattctccaggcaagaacactggagtgggttgccatttccttctccaatgcatgaaagtgaaaagtgaaagtgaagttgctcagtcgtgtccgactcttagtgatcccatggactgcagcctaccaggctcctcagtccatgggattttccaggcaagagtactggaatgggttgccattgccttctccaaagagctATGAGAGGGGACTtaactggcagtccagtggttaggtctccaggcttccactgcaagggatgtgggtttcatccctggttggggcactaagatcctgcatgctgcggggtgtggccaaaagaaaccccaacaaaataaaacaaacaatgccaataacaaacaaacaaacaaaaccaagagCTATGAGAGGGCTGAGAGGACATTTCTTACTTGGAAATATTTGTTAGCTCCtagaagctgcagtccatggggtcgcgaagagctggacactactgagcgacttcactttcacatttcactttcatgcattggagaaggaaatggcaacccactccagtgttcttgcctggagaatcccagggatggcagaacctggtgggctgccgtctatggggtcgcacagagtcggacacgactgaagcgactcagcagcagcagcagcagcagaagccgtGGGAGGTCATGCCCAGCCTGGCTACTTCCCAGGAGTAGGCCTTAACAAgccttttccttcattttctgaacccTTCAGGTCCGAGACTTACATTCTTCCAGGTGATGTTCCAAACTGGGGTTTTGTATCACTGTCACACACTCACACTGCAAAGGCAGATGGCTTTGGCAATGCtgatttgtgaaaaaaaaaaaaaatttttttgagatattgttgatttacaatattataaaagttttaggtgtacagcatagtgattcacaatgtttaaagattatactccatttatagttattataaaatattgattacAGGCAATGCTGATTTTGTCAGCTCTTTCTCCTGACTATTCCGGTAGGTGGGTCAGTGATTTATTAATCCTGGTTCACAGCTGGCAGAGAACCAGGAAACAGTTCTTCCAGGGTCAGTGAGAGCgtgaagataaaaaataaaatagagggtTCTCGTCTAGCTGGAGCCATTTTTGCATATGATACCCTTGCATCACGTGTGTCCAGAATGACTTGCCACCTCTCCCCAGATCTGTTAACTTTAAACCAAGAACCCACAGGAGAGACTTGGAGCAAAACACATACTGGATTCTTGATGCAACAAAAGACAAACTGAAGCTAATCTGAGGCTGAAGGTTTCAGTGGATGCCTGTTGCTATGGCATGAGTCACTCTGTCTAAGATGTAAAGGACAGAATCAAGCTGCTGAATGAAGAACTTTCCTTGCTCTAtatcttaacatttttatttcaggGGGAGATTTGTCATCTGAATAACTGCGCAAGGAGATAACAAGGACATTGCCTGAGAAAGACTGTTGTTCAAGGTCCCACAGGCCACTTAAGCTCAGTGTCATCACACGGCAGAAAGCAGGGGCTTCACCTTTGCACGTTAAACTCTCGGCCATTCAGTGGCGCCAGATGTGAGAGAGACAGGACAACCAGCAGACTGGAATATATTCCTCAAGGGCAAATTGTtaatatacaaaaagaaatacagttaTTAGGCAGATCTAGTCTTTTTCACCCCATTGGGAAGCatagagaaaaaatgaaattgtcATCCAAAGAGGCCTTAATGAGCATGTTCACTGTAAAGCGTAGAAGTccagttttgcttcttccagtGGTTTACACTTTCCATATGCTCCCCTCTCTCTTTATCTAGGCTCTCTGTTCAAACACtaaaatacaaaaaagtacataatGAAATGAAGCATTTCCCATCCATCATCCCAGCTCTCTAGTTCCTACTTCCCACCCCCCAGAGGATTACATTATGTTGTTTCATGTTCCCATCCAGTCTTCCATTCATATCTTTATTCTTGTCTGTATatatatcccatggacagaggagcctggcaggctacagtccatggggttgcaaagagtcagacatgacttaaggacTAAAGAGCGGCAGGAGCATCTTCATGGCTCATTAATCATTTGGCCTTATTAATCGTTACTATTTTTAAGGATAATGATGTTGATAAAACTTTCCAGAGCCCCCCCATCCCCTCAGGATACAGTTCACGGCTACCCTGGGCCCTTTTGTCAGCTCTGAGGACCAGCTTCATCTCTGGTTCCCACTCCTCTTCGCAGCTCTACTGCGTCTTCCAGCTCCTTTGAACATGCTGTTCCTtttgtctggaacattcttctcTTCCTGAAACACAGCtaattccccacccccaccctgctttCCCTGGCTAATCTCCAACTCATCTTTTAGGTCTTGGCTTGGAATCACTATGTCTGTGCCTGTCTCCTTCCATCAGCACACGGTCTTgaattactcattcattcatttcataaacATACACTGAGTGTTACTTACTTGCCAGGCACTGCTTTAGGCTGATCTACCACACTGGAGTGTCACTGCCTGCGTTGATACCTcgtatatatgcgtgtgtgttaTTGCACTGTAATTCACATATCATCAAATTTACCCtcttaagtgtataattcagtgcttttttttggtatatgcaccaggttgtacaaccatcaccactgtctaatcccagaacattttcatcactccaaaaatAAACCCAGTAGCAGTCATCCTccattctcccctcccttccttcccccagcccccacctttCTTTCTGTCAATAAATccgcctattctggacatttcatacttCTTTTACTTAGTGTTTTCAAGATTTATTCATGTGGTAGCATGTAGCagcactttgtttttttttttagcatttcgtTCTTTTAATGACtgtccattgtatgaatatatcacattTGCTTTACCCATCCaccagttgatgaacatttaggttagtGTTTCTTCTGAAGCCCTGTGAGAACAAGACTCCATTTGTTTTGCTCACTATCATATCCCAGAACCTAGTGCAATACCTGGCACTTATTAGAAATTCCTATTTTGGGAATtacctggctgtccagtggttaggactctgctttcaccactgggggcccaggttggattcctggtcaaggaactaaggttCCACAAGCCTCCcagtacagcaaaaaaaaaaaaaaaaaggtttctattttgttcaacttttaaaaaaaagtgttgaaTGAATAGGTAAATCAAAACCTAGTTAGATGGTTACAATACTTATGGATTATATATTTATCTCCTCAGTAGAGATCTGTGGAAGGTATCCTCTTCTCTGCACAGTACTGAACTACCTGTCTTCTTTTTTCAGGGAGGAAATTGGGTTAAATTTAacctttcttgtttttcttcaaatcACTCATTTGGATCTTAGCTGTATACAAATTCCCCATTTGGAAACTTACAGATAATGTTTTGGGTATTAaaacattctgttttttccttcatCATTTCTCATACAGAAATCTCAACTTCCTTCTGCAAGGGCTTTTTGCTGCTTGCAAAGTTCTCCTATTCCTTCCAAGCTGGTCACACTGAGACAATCAATACCTATGACAGATCaacctttcttttttcagttttaatatttctttgcaCCCTGTTTTGGCTCCTTGATTTGGAAGCATCTGACATTTAGAACAAGGAAGTCAGTTAGACCAGGGACTGAGTGACAGTCCTAGGCAGCACTCAGCACTTAAAAAAATAGCtgttaaacaaatgaatgaacgaAAGAatggaatgagtgagtgaatgtgaATATGTGAGCGAGACATTGCAAAACGCAGACACGGTGAGCAAATATTGGGTACCTGCTGTGTCCCAGGCCCTGCGATGCATACCTGGATAAACGGTAAACAAAACAGGAGTCCTTCCTTGAACCAGGGAGTTTCTAAAAGCACTAGTTCTAGCTGCATTATTAGATTTCCAcgtctgttatttttttaatcgtACACCTGATGATTTTCAGAATCGCATTTTATCTTAAGGATCTACCCATTTGCTTAAGTCCAAAATAGGAAGTTCTGATCTATTGGCAGCAAAATCTGAAATCACAAGCAACCCgcccccccccactccccccagCCCTGTTTAATCCCGGAAAAACTATCGAGTCCCAAAACGCTAAACTTCCTGGTGTTGGGGATTCCAAGACATTGAACCTCAGATAGAACGGACAGCAAGTCCACCAGAGGGTGCTGCGGGGGCAAATTCGTGCCGGGAGGGGAGCTTGACCAGTGACCCTCGGGGCTAGGTAGGCGTCTGGagtcctttttcttcttccccgGGTTTCTTTCCCACCCCTTGGACCACCGCCGCCCCTCCGCCCACGGGGGGATTCCCCCTGAATGACCAGCTGCTCTTGGGGTCTTAAAGGTGCCGCGTCGCCTCTGGTCCTGAGCTCCAGCGGCTCGGACCACTCCTGCCCCGGGGCCATCGGACAGGGCAGGGCCggccgggcggggcgggcggggcgggcgaGGCGTCCACGCCCCGCTGTCCCCGCCCGGCGCCGCCCTGGCCGCGAAGGGGTTaacgcggggggcggggggcgggggcgccgCCGCGCCTGCGCGCTGCCGCCCTCCATTGTCTCCGCGGCGGTGAGGAGCGCCGGCGAGCGCAGCCCGGGAGCGAGCGGCGCGGCCGGCGGGGCCCGCGCGGCAGGGCCGAGAGCGCGACGGGAGCGCGGCTTCGCGAGCTCCGCGGGCCGCCGGCGCCGCAGCCCGCCCGGGCCTCGGGGGTCCGGGCCGCCGTCCCGGCCGCGGCGTCTTGAGGCGGCACGCGCCGGCGCCCCCGCCCTCCTCCTCCGGCGGCCGCTGCCGGGCGGGCGGCCTCCTCCCCGCGGCGCCCGGCCCTCGGGAGCCCGGGGGCGGCCTGGGGCGCGCCGAGCCCGCGCGCCTCGCCTCTCCGGACCGTGAGGGGAATCATGCGCCGGGCTCGGGACGCCTGCAGCCCGTAGTCTGGGTCCTGCTCGGGTcctgtctttttccttctttttcctttcccctccGGTCTCCTTTTTGCTCCCCCGTATGcccgcccagccctgcccccgccgCTGAGGACAGGGGGAGGGTCTCGGCCTGCAGGCTCCCGCCCCGCCGGGGCCCGGGCGAGCATGGGCGGCAAGCAGAGCACAGCGGCCCGCTCGCGCGGCCCCTTCCCGGGGGTCTCCACCGACGACAGCGCCGTGCCCCCGCCGGGAGGGGCGCCCCACTTCGGGCACTACCGGGCGGGCGGCGGGGCCATGGGGCTCCGCAGCCGCTCGGTCAGCTCCGTGGCGGGCATGGGCATGGACCCCAGCACGGCCAGCGGGGTGCCCTTTGGCCTCTACACCCCCGCCTCCCGGGGGGCCGGCGATGCCGAGAGGGCGCCCGGCAGCGGAGGGTCGACGTCCGACTCCACCTATGCCCACGGCAATGGTTACCAGGAGACGGGTGGCGGTCACCATAGAGACGGGATGCTGTACCTGGGCTCCCGAGCCTCGCTAGCGGATGCTCTACCTCTGCACATCGCACCCCGGTGGTTCAGCTCGCACAGTGGTGAGTCCGCGGGCGCCGGAGGCCTCGGAGGGTGGGGTGCCAGGGAGGGCGCGCCGAGGTGCCCCTCACCTTCGCACGCGTGCACGCAAAAGGTCTGGAGGTAAAGTGCGCTACCTGGATCTGGCTGTCGTCCTCTTGGTTCCCGAAGCCAAGGGATGAATGGAATACCCACTCTAGAAATGAGGCTTTCTGAGAGGCCGAGGAGAGCCAGGTGTGTGAGGACTTCAGGCGTTGGTTCACTTGTGGATGCCTGTTGAAGTCTCATTCATTGGCCTCCCCGTCCTCAGAGAAGTCTGGCTGGTCGCAAGTCGGCCTCCGTGCTTCGTTTCTGTTACTGCTGCATTGTGCTGGGTGCACCGGTAACACAGAAGGGATCCAATTGGACCGAGCATCTCAGACAAAGGATGTGAAGAGAAGATTGGGGCCAAGTGGGGTTTGGATGAGGGCACTTGCTCTTGCTGGAGAAGTGGGTGCCCAGTTTTGCGGCTGTGCTGGAAATCTGAATTGTTTAAAATGGAGCGGCCGACAGGCTGCTGCCATAGACAGGTGTGGCCTGCTGGTCGGAGGGCGCAGCCAGGGAGCCTCCCTGGGAGGCTTTGCGTGACCGGGGCTCTGGTTACCCGTGCTGCATGCAGTAGCAGCCTTGGCTCAGTGACTCTTGGATCCCTCCATCTTTCTTCTCCTCCATGCTAAAGTGCTTGGGTATTCTGCATCTTTTTGTGACCAAGACATGGCAATTCTCTTGCACTGCTGTTGGCACATGTCAGGGGGAAAGGAGGAGTCAAAGGACCTGGATGAATTCATTTTGTGAACTTCTGGTGACAGGTCAGCAAAAAGCTGGAGGAGGATTTCCTAGACTCTGGCAGGGCAGAAGAGACACTGGCAGGAGCTTCTGGAGGAAAACAGGTCTGTCTGCTTAGCTAACCTGAGAAACCAGGTTAGGCCTCCAGAAAATTGGTCAGAAGGGGTGTGGGGCCGCTATTTACTAATTGGCGAGTTGGAGAAAAGAAGTTAACATATTCAGACTCCTTTGGGCGACTTCAGAAAATTTAGATACTGTGTAGAAGAAAGATTGCTCTATGGAGGATTTATCTGTTGGATCACTGCTTGCTCTTGTGAAATAGGGGAGACACTTTGGATCTCTATTTCTGgaaataatgttaatttttttttcaattctttaaaCTGATTGTGAAATGAGTTTTAGGGAGGAATAGTGACTAATTTAGGGTAATC from the Capra hircus breed San Clemente chromosome 18, ASM170441v1, whole genome shotgun sequence genome contains:
- the ZNRF1 gene encoding E3 ubiquitin-protein ligase ZNRF1; the encoded protein is MGGKQSTAARSRGPFPGVSTDDSAVPPPGGAPHFGHYRAGGGAMGLRSRSVSSVAGMGMDPSTASGVPFGLYTPASRGAGDAERAPGSGGSTSDSTYAHGNGYQETGGGHHRDGMLYLGSRASLADALPLHIAPRWFSSHSGFKCPICSKSVASDEMEMHFIMCLSKPRLSYNDDVLTKDAGECVICLEELLQGDTIARLPCLCIYHKSCIDSWFEVNRSCPEHPAD